The following proteins are co-located in the Micromonospora coriariae genome:
- a CDS encoding sensor histidine kinase yields the protein MTRLRHLRNQVGYALVGLPLAVAGFAYAGLTVVVGGLTSLTLLGLPLMSSGVLGARGWGRLHRALARATLGLRVDDPRPVRRRPGPVGYVRTGLGDATGWRALAYLVVKLPVTLLAAAVIAVFLCYPVFLLSHPLWWKFIQPVNTDSLGRPHRAALQLGDFFFDTWPRSFLLAGIGAGMLLAGPSLLRLVLLLDELLIRGLLGPTSLDERVDNLEEARALAVDDAAALLRRIERDLHDGTQAQLVALAMKLGLAKEKLAEGAAPEARALVETAHRDAKTAITDLRDLARGIHPPMLDSGLEAALSTLVARGTVPVELRVEVGDRPSPAVETIVYYCVAELLTNVAKHATARRATVDLRQHDGLLRVQVGDDGGGGARIGSAARGLSGGGLVGLHDRARTVDGTMRIDSPPGGPTLVTLEFPVRP from the coding sequence ATGACGCGTCTCCGGCACCTCCGCAACCAGGTTGGGTACGCGCTGGTCGGCCTGCCGCTGGCGGTCGCCGGTTTCGCGTACGCCGGTCTCACGGTCGTGGTCGGCGGCCTGACCTCGCTGACGCTGCTCGGCCTGCCGCTGATGTCCTCCGGCGTCCTCGGCGCTCGCGGCTGGGGCCGGCTGCACCGCGCGCTGGCCCGCGCGACGCTCGGCCTGCGCGTCGACGACCCACGTCCGGTCCGGCGACGGCCCGGGCCGGTGGGGTACGTCCGGACCGGCCTCGGCGATGCCACGGGCTGGCGGGCACTGGCCTACCTGGTCGTCAAGCTGCCGGTGACCCTGCTCGCGGCGGCGGTGATCGCGGTCTTCCTCTGCTACCCGGTGTTTCTGCTCAGCCATCCCCTCTGGTGGAAGTTCATCCAGCCGGTAAACACCGACAGCCTGGGTCGGCCGCACCGCGCCGCCCTGCAACTCGGCGACTTCTTCTTCGACACCTGGCCCCGATCGTTTCTGCTGGCCGGGATCGGGGCCGGGATGCTTCTCGCCGGCCCCTCGCTGCTGCGCCTGGTCCTGCTCCTGGACGAGCTGCTGATCCGTGGCCTGCTCGGCCCGACCAGCCTCGACGAGCGGGTCGACAACCTCGAGGAGGCCCGTGCCCTGGCCGTCGACGACGCCGCCGCGCTTCTGCGTCGGATCGAGCGTGACCTGCACGACGGCACGCAGGCGCAGCTGGTCGCCCTGGCCATGAAGCTCGGGTTGGCCAAGGAGAAGCTCGCCGAAGGCGCCGCGCCCGAGGCCAGGGCGCTCGTGGAGACCGCACACCGGGACGCGAAGACCGCGATCACCGACCTTCGTGACCTGGCCCGGGGCATCCACCCGCCAATGCTCGACAGTGGTCTGGAGGCCGCGTTGAGCACCCTGGTGGCGCGGGGCACAGTGCCCGTCGAGCTACGGGTCGAGGTGGGCGACCGACCGTCACCGGCCGTCGAGACGATCGTCTATTACTGCGTCGCCGAGCTGCTCACCAATGTCGCCAAACACGCCACGGCCCGGCGGGCGACCGTCGACCTGCGCCAACACGACGGTCTGCTGCGGGTGCAGGTCGGGGACGACGGTGGCGGAGGAGCCAGGATCGGGTCGGCGGCCCGTGGGTTGTCCGGCGGCGGGTTGGTCGGGCTGCACGACCGGGCCCGTACCGTGGACGGCACGATGCGGATCGACAGCCCACCCGGCGGGCCGACGCTGGTCACCCTGGAATTCCCGGTACGGCCGTGA
- a CDS encoding serine hydrolase domain-containing protein translates to MSRPLWTVVVSVGSLVATLAVPPPPAGADRPGAERRALAVALDQLVADGFPGAVAYGRVDGRRWQVAAGVADRVTGARARPDDRFRIASNTKAFVSTVLLQLVGEGRLTLDDTVERWLPGVVRGNGNDGSTITVRQLLNHTSGIWDPTGERSFWAPYLDDHDWDRVITPRTVIALAVAHPPDFAPGASWGYSNTNYLLAGLIIEAVTGRDAESEVLRRIVGPLGLAQTSFPVTDPKIHGRHLHGYDLTGRDVTTFSPSYDWTAGAMISTAADLARFHRALFGGRLLAPAQQRELETLVATDGGPDGYGLGVQRMTVPCAAGPTEVWTTDGGGPGFTSIAVTSLDNSRQLVLAGNVYDIDRDVRGLPPVPASAGSLAAMQSVLCTTD, encoded by the coding sequence ATGTCGCGTCCGCTATGGACCGTGGTGGTGTCGGTCGGCTCGTTGGTCGCCACACTCGCCGTTCCGCCCCCACCGGCCGGTGCCGACCGTCCGGGAGCGGAACGGCGGGCACTGGCTGTCGCGCTCGACCAGTTGGTCGCGGACGGCTTCCCCGGTGCGGTGGCGTACGGCCGCGTGGACGGCCGACGGTGGCAGGTGGCGGCGGGGGTGGCCGACCGGGTCACCGGGGCGCGGGCCCGGCCGGACGACCGGTTCCGGATCGCCAGCAACACCAAGGCGTTCGTGTCGACCGTGCTGCTGCAACTGGTGGGTGAGGGTCGACTCACCCTCGACGACACGGTCGAGCGGTGGCTGCCCGGGGTCGTCCGAGGTAACGGCAACGACGGCTCGACGATCACCGTCCGGCAGTTGCTCAACCACACCAGCGGCATCTGGGACCCGACCGGCGAGCGGAGCTTCTGGGCCCCGTACCTCGACGACCACGACTGGGACCGGGTCATCACGCCCCGCACGGTGATCGCCCTGGCGGTGGCGCACCCGCCGGACTTCGCCCCCGGCGCCTCGTGGGGCTATTCGAACACCAACTACCTGTTGGCGGGCCTGATCATCGAGGCGGTCACCGGCCGGGACGCGGAGAGCGAGGTGCTGCGGCGGATCGTCGGCCCGCTCGGCCTGGCTCAGACCTCGTTCCCGGTCACCGATCCGAAGATCCACGGCCGGCACCTGCACGGCTACGACCTGACGGGCCGCGATGTGACCACGTTCAGCCCGTCGTACGACTGGACCGCCGGGGCGATGATCTCGACGGCGGCGGACCTGGCACGGTTCCACCGGGCGCTGTTCGGCGGGCGGCTGCTCGCGCCGGCGCAGCAGCGTGAGTTGGAGACCCTGGTGGCGACGGACGGCGGGCCGGACGGGTACGGCCTGGGCGTGCAACGGATGACGGTCCCCTGTGCCGCGGGTCCGACGGAGGTGTGGACGACCGACGGCGGCGGGCCCGGCTTCACCAGCATCGCGGTGACCAGCCTGGACAACTCCCGACAGCTTGTCCTCGCCGGCAACGTCTACGACATCGACCGGGACGTTCGGGGCCTGCCGCCGGTGCCGGCGAGCGCGGGTTCCCTGGCCGCGATGCAGTCGGTCCTCTGCACGACAGACTGA
- a CDS encoding S66 family peptidase has product MDAPRYPTKPKPGDRVAIVSPSAGLPGLFPHVYELGLRRLREEFGLEPVEYPTTRVMGADPRDRARDLTAAFADPRITAVLATVGGDDLITVTPHLDDDVLRANPKPYFGYSDNTNVLNHLYRLGIVAYHGGSVLVHLGRPGAPHPLTFDSLRAALFTSGWYDLTPAPAWGDRPNPWTEPETLEYEPEMLPGEGWRWQGPERVVRGRTWGGCLEILHWLMATDRVPTVAELDGSVLLFETSQEMPSAQEVFRIVRNMGERGLLAAFPAIVVGRPKAWNFDRPLSVPERSAWGTAQREAIIHALTPYNPDAVVVFDVDLGHTDPQLIIPYGGEILVDAVDRRIAVRY; this is encoded by the coding sequence ATGGACGCGCCGCGTTATCCCACCAAACCGAAGCCCGGCGACCGGGTTGCCATCGTCTCACCCTCCGCCGGTCTGCCGGGCCTCTTCCCCCATGTGTACGAGTTGGGGCTGCGCCGGCTGCGCGAAGAGTTCGGACTGGAGCCGGTGGAGTACCCGACCACCCGGGTGATGGGGGCCGACCCGCGCGACCGGGCCCGCGACCTGACCGCCGCGTTCGCCGACCCGAGGATCACCGCCGTGCTCGCCACCGTCGGCGGAGACGACCTGATCACGGTCACTCCGCACCTCGACGACGACGTGCTGCGGGCCAACCCGAAGCCATACTTCGGCTACTCCGACAACACCAACGTGCTCAACCACCTGTACCGGCTGGGCATCGTCGCCTACCACGGCGGGTCGGTGCTGGTGCACCTCGGCCGGCCGGGCGCGCCGCACCCGCTGACCTTCGACTCGCTGCGGGCGGCGCTGTTCACCTCCGGGTGGTACGACCTGACGCCCGCGCCCGCCTGGGGGGACCGGCCCAACCCGTGGACCGAGCCCGAGACGCTGGAGTACGAGCCGGAGATGCTGCCCGGCGAGGGCTGGCGGTGGCAGGGGCCGGAACGGGTGGTGCGAGGGCGTACCTGGGGTGGCTGTCTGGAGATCCTGCACTGGCTGATGGCCACCGACCGGGTGCCGACCGTCGCCGAGTTGGACGGGTCCGTGCTGCTCTTCGAAACCTCCCAGGAGATGCCCAGCGCGCAGGAGGTGTTCCGGATCGTGCGGAACATGGGGGAGCGAGGGCTGCTCGCCGCCTTCCCGGCGATCGTCGTCGGCCGGCCGAAGGCGTGGAACTTCGACCGGCCGCTGTCGGTACCGGAGCGGTCGGCGTGGGGAACGGCCCAGCGGGAGGCGATCATCCACGCCCTCACGCCGTACAACCCGGACGCGGTGGTGGTCTTCGACGTCGACCTCGGTCACACCGACCCGCAGTTGATCATCCCGTACGGCGGCGAGATCCTGGTCGACGCGGTCGACCGCCGGATCGCGGTGCGCTACTGA